One Pyrococcus furiosus DSM 3638 genomic window, GTAAGGTTTCTATATGTTCCCTTTTATATTTAATCAGCGTTGGATCTATTCCATTAGCTAACAAAAAAGTTAGTATTCCATTGCATTTGAAGCAGGTTCCGCATGGCACGTAATCATCTCCCTCTTTGTGCACCGAGTGACAGCTCCTTTGAAGCTTGAATAGCTCTGGATAGCGATTGTAGAGGATCCTCTCAACTATGAGTCCAGTTATTGGTCTCACAGCGGACCACTGTCTTATGTTTAACCCTCTCTCAGCGAACCATCTCGTCATATATTTATCGAAGAATTGGCTCTGGTCTAGAACGGCGTAGAAGTGAGGTATCCCGTGAAACTCATAGGTGAGTCCCCTAGGGTCATCGTATTCATTTCCAAGCAAAACATTTCCTATGTTGTACTTCTCGATTAATGGGAGGAAAGAAAAGACGTAATGCTCGAAGAAGAATAATCTAATTGGGTAGATCTCTGCCCTTGGTTTCCCAACATTTTGGAGTATCTTCATGTTCCTTTCTATAAAGGTGTAAAGCCTGTCAACGTTGCTCCATACTTTTTTAGTGTTGGATTCGTTCTCTTTGAACCATTTATAGGCAGTTAGTGCCACTTTCCAGTGGCCTCCGGACTCGTTGAAGAAGAAGGGATAAACATTACATCCTATCTCCTTTAGTATTCCATAGGTAAGAAGACTCTCTTTCCCACCGCTGAGCATTACTGCACATTTATTATAGTCTGGATTCAACTCGATGTCTTCCATTTCAATTCCTTCTGGAGTGACCTTTGCAAGAGGTTGAGGCCTTATCTCCTTTGGAATAAATTCCTCCTTCACATATCCTGTTCTCTTGTATATCCTATTCACCAGGATATCGTTAGCTGTGAGCTCCATCATCTCTGTAAAAAATTTCAGATCTCTGGGATCGAGTGGAAAGTTAAAGAGTATCTCTGGCGTGAAGAGCCCATAATTTATTGCAGGGGTTATAACCATTAGCTTGGCGAAAACTTCATTTTTAGGTATCTTTTCTTTGTAGGTGTGAATTAGCTTGAACTTCTTCTCTTCCCCATCAATGGATATGGTATAAAGAGAAGAGATTCTCCTGGAGGAGATCTTTGGTTTCTCAATAACTATGTAGTCAAAGCACTTGAGAAGCATTTACGGCCCCCTCTTGTGGTACTGTAACTTTTATGCGCTCTACCTCCTCTAAAATAGCCTTAACTATATCATCCACACCTTCATACAGAGGTACTCTCGTGAGAATTCCATAAGTTTCTTCTATCTCTCTGGCTTTTTGCAGGGCTTCCTCTTTTGTAAGTCCTTCTGAGTTTATCGTAATTGCTATCGGCTTTTTCCCTGATAAAAGCTCTATTAGCTGTATGTACTTTTCCAATGGAGGAATTTCATATTGTGGAAAATCATCAAAGAACTTTCTAGCCGGGGCGTGTTGGAGGATTATATAGTCAGGCCTACCTGCGGCGATTAGCTCAAATCCCCCAGGATACGCTGGATGGAGTAGTGAACCCTCACCGTGGGTAACGATGACGTCTGGATTCTCCTCCTTCCATGCTCTCCAGATGACGTCTTCAATTGCTCCTACAACGAAGTCGTTGATTATGGAATCCATAACTATGCAGTATTTTGCTCCTTGCATCCATCCAGTTTGTCCCATAGCCACGAAAACGCTCTTCTTTCCAAAGCGCTCAAAGGCTTCGTGAAGCATTATTGCGGTAGT contains:
- a CDS encoding DUF1611 domain-containing protein; translation: MEKALILAEGRYKTTDGKTAHGLVRYSKRFEIVGVIDSTLAGRDAGEILDGIYRGIPIYGSLEEALAEHPDVKYLIIGVATPGGYLPPLYREIIKKAIKKRINIVNGLHNFLSDDPEFSRLAKRYKVQLIDVRKMYRDLKIPFTGKIKEVRAIKIAVLGTDAAIGKRTTAIMLHEAFERFGKKSVFVAMGQTGWMQGAKYCIVMDSIINDFVVGAIEDVIWRAWKEENPDVIVTHGEGSLLHPAYPGGFELIAAGRPDYIILQHAPARKFFDDFPQYEIPPLEKYIQLIELLSGKKPIAITINSEGLTKEEALQKAREIEETYGILTRVPLYEGVDDIVKAILEEVERIKVTVPQEGAVNASQVL